In one window of Microbacterium sp. PM5 DNA:
- the rplI gene encoding 50S ribosomal protein L9 has protein sequence MAKLILTNEVAGLGSAGDVIEVKNGYARNYLIPQGFAVAWTRGGEKQVASIRAARDARAIHDHEEAVALKDTLESNKVKLSVKAGKEGRLFGSVKTADVADAVKAAGFGDLDKRKIHITAPIKAVGEHEATVRLRDDLTAVITLQVVAAK, from the coding sequence ATGGCAAAGCTGATTCTCACGAACGAGGTTGCCGGGCTCGGAAGCGCCGGCGACGTCATCGAGGTCAAGAACGGGTACGCCCGCAACTACCTCATCCCTCAGGGCTTCGCTGTGGCGTGGACCCGCGGTGGCGAGAAGCAGGTGGCGTCGATCCGCGCCGCCCGTGACGCCCGTGCGATCCACGACCACGAAGAGGCCGTCGCGCTCAAGGACACCCTCGAGTCGAACAAGGTCAAGCTGTCGGTCAAGGCCGGCAAGGAAGGCCGCCTCTTCGGGTCGGTCAAGACCGCCGACGTGGCCGACGCGGTCAAGGCAGCCGGTTTCGGTGACCTCGACAAGCGCAAGATCCACATCACCGCGCCCATCAAGGCCGTCGGTGAGCACGAGGCGACCGTGCGTCTGCGCGACGACCTCACCGCTGTGATCACCCTCCAGGTGGTCGCCGCCAAGTAA
- the rpsR gene encoding 30S ribosomal protein S18 — protein sequence MAGKATGDRRKPRKGAKNAAPAKAIRVGVIDYKDVATLRKFISERGKIRARRITGVSVQEQRLIAKAIKNAREMALLPYAGAGR from the coding sequence ATGGCTGGAAAGGCTACCGGCGATCGCCGTAAGCCGCGGAAGGGCGCGAAGAACGCCGCTCCCGCGAAGGCGATCCGCGTCGGCGTCATCGACTACAAGGACGTCGCAACGCTTCGCAAGTTCATCTCGGAGCGCGGCAAGATCCGCGCCCGTCGTATCACCGGTGTCTCGGTGCAGGAGCAGCGTCTGATCGCCAAGGCGATCAAGAACGCCCGCGAAATGGCGCTCCTGCCTTACGCCGGCGCTGGCCGCTAA
- a CDS encoding single-stranded DNA-binding protein, with translation MAGETVITVVGNLTADPELRYTQNGLPVANFTIASTPRNFDRQANEWKDGEALFLRASVWREFAEHVAGSLTKGSRVIATGRLKQRSYQDREGNNRTAIELEVDEIGPSLRYATAQVTRAASGGGNYGGGQQSRPQQVQQEEPWATPGSAAPDAWSAPGAYGDDTPF, from the coding sequence ATGGCCGGCGAGACCGTCATCACCGTCGTGGGAAACCTCACGGCAGACCCCGAGCTGCGCTACACGCAGAACGGCCTGCCCGTCGCGAACTTCACCATCGCGTCGACGCCGCGCAACTTCGACCGTCAGGCCAACGAGTGGAAGGACGGCGAAGCGCTGTTCCTCCGCGCGTCGGTGTGGCGCGAGTTCGCCGAGCACGTCGCCGGTTCGCTGACGAAGGGTTCCCGTGTCATCGCGACCGGTCGGTTGAAGCAGCGTTCCTACCAGGACCGCGAGGGCAACAACCGGACCGCGATCGAGCTGGAGGTCGACGAGATCGGCCCCTCGCTGCGGTATGCCACGGCTCAGGTCACGCGTGCCGCCTCCGGCGGAGGCAACTACGGGGGCGGCCAGCAGTCGCGCCCGCAGCAGGTGCAGCAGGAGGAGCCGTGGGCGACCCCGGGCTCTGCCGCACCCGACGCCTGGAGCGCACCCGGCGCCTACGGCGACGACACTCCTTTCTGA
- the rpsF gene encoding 30S ribosomal protein S6, translating to MVILDPEIDERQVAPKLDGFLKVITADGGSIENVDVWGKRRLAYEIQKKNEGIYAVVNFTATSEATQELDRQLKLNEQIMRTKVLRAEEAIAQVAAEKERAEAKAARKAAKA from the coding sequence ATGGTCATCCTCGACCCCGAGATCGACGAGCGTCAGGTCGCCCCCAAGCTCGACGGGTTCCTCAAGGTGATCACCGCAGACGGTGGCTCCATCGAGAACGTCGACGTCTGGGGCAAGCGTCGCCTGGCGTACGAGATCCAGAAGAAGAACGAGGGCATCTACGCCGTCGTCAACTTCACCGCCACGAGCGAGGCCACGCAGGAGCTCGACCGTCAGCTCAAGCTGAACGAGCAGATCATGCGTACCAAGGTCCTGCGTGCCGAGGAGGCGATCGCTCAGGTCGCCGCCGAGAAGGAGCGCGCCGAGGCCAAGGCCGCCCGCAAGGCAGCGAAGGCGTAA
- a CDS encoding MFS transporter: MPGTHVPARTGAVLTALLMAAAVCNLTTGGASVALPDIAGTFDAPQTTLNLVALGTGLGLAMTVLYAGALGDRYGRVRLLCIGLIGLLIAGTAASLAPTIEFLMGARVLTGIAAGCAFPTTLALITALWAEGPARVRAIALWTATGAVATVAGSVISGALVVAFGWRIALLLPVPVAAVALLIAARAIPRGVAESDEPVDHLGGILSVVAVAALVLGLGVVFAPGETGAGVGLLVAAAVLIAAFAARQLRIAAPLYDLSIARRRLFWVPAVAGTLAFGALVGAMFVGQQYLQNILGYDALQAGVALIPAAIALLVCAPLAAILVERGTRMAMIVGYVVLIAAFGTMLAWNETTPPVIVALAFALVGGGASFVMTAASRSLTSSTPVRRAGMASATSDLQTDLGGAVMQALLGAVLAGGFSHVFAGLIAASPEAASLSDDITRALQASYASAAHVAANNPAYAAQILEAARLSFVDGAWAAYLVGAVALVVGLIVVTVGLPGVAVEKELRGRYRDEDALTAP, translated from the coding sequence ATGCCGGGCACGCACGTTCCCGCGCGCACGGGCGCGGTCCTGACCGCGCTGCTGATGGCGGCCGCGGTCTGCAATCTGACCACCGGCGGCGCCAGCGTCGCCCTGCCCGACATCGCCGGCACCTTCGACGCCCCGCAGACGACGCTCAACCTCGTCGCTCTCGGCACAGGGCTGGGGCTCGCGATGACTGTGCTGTACGCCGGCGCCCTCGGCGACCGCTACGGCCGCGTGCGGCTGCTGTGCATCGGACTGATCGGTCTGCTGATCGCCGGCACCGCGGCAAGCCTCGCCCCGACGATCGAGTTCCTCATGGGCGCCCGCGTGCTCACGGGTATCGCTGCGGGCTGCGCCTTTCCCACGACCCTCGCCCTCATCACCGCCCTCTGGGCGGAGGGTCCGGCCCGCGTGCGCGCGATCGCCCTGTGGACGGCGACCGGGGCGGTGGCGACGGTCGCCGGCTCGGTGATCTCGGGCGCACTCGTCGTCGCCTTCGGCTGGCGCATCGCCCTGCTGCTGCCCGTGCCGGTCGCCGCCGTGGCACTCCTCATCGCCGCGCGCGCGATTCCGCGCGGCGTGGCGGAGTCCGACGAGCCGGTCGATCACCTCGGCGGCATCCTGTCGGTCGTCGCCGTGGCCGCACTGGTGCTCGGTCTCGGCGTCGTCTTCGCCCCGGGGGAGACGGGTGCGGGGGTGGGCCTGCTCGTCGCCGCGGCGGTGCTGATCGCCGCCTTCGCGGCGCGCCAGCTGCGGATCGCGGCGCCCCTCTACGATCTGTCCATCGCGCGGCGGCGCCTGTTCTGGGTCCCGGCCGTCGCAGGCACCCTCGCCTTCGGCGCGCTCGTGGGGGCGATGTTCGTCGGTCAGCAGTACCTGCAGAACATCCTCGGCTACGACGCGCTGCAGGCGGGCGTCGCACTCATCCCGGCCGCGATCGCGCTGCTCGTGTGCGCACCGCTGGCGGCGATCCTCGTCGAACGCGGCACGCGGATGGCGATGATCGTCGGCTACGTCGTGCTCATCGCCGCCTTCGGCACGATGCTCGCGTGGAACGAGACCACACCGCCGGTGATCGTCGCGCTCGCGTTCGCCCTGGTCGGCGGGGGTGCGTCGTTCGTGATGACCGCGGCATCCCGCTCCCTGACCAGCAGCACCCCGGTGCGCCGCGCGGGCATGGCCTCGGCGACCAGCGACCTGCAGACCGACCTCGGCGGTGCGGTGATGCAGGCGCTGCTCGGCGCCGTGCTCGCCGGCGGGTTCTCGCACGTGTTCGCCGGGCTCATCGCCGCCTCTCCCGAAGCCGCATCGCTCTCCGACGACATCACCCGCGCCTTGCAGGCGTCGTACGCGTCGGCCGCCCACGTGGCCGCCAACAACCCCGCCTACGCGGCGCAGATCCTCGAGGCGGCGCGGTTGAGTTTCGTCGACGGCGCCTGGGCGGCGTACCTCGTCGGCGCCGTCGCGCTCGTGGTGGGACTGATCGTGGTGACCGTGGGCCTTCCGGGGGTCGCCGTCGAGAAAGAGTTGCGAGGCCGTTATCGCGACGAGGACGCGCTGACGGCGCCCTGA